CAATATATACCGCGTTTAGCTTTTTTTCAATATATATAACATCCAATTGAGCTGCAAACCGTTAAGCTGGCGCGTGTTCTTGCGAAAGCAAGAACCGTGACAGTAGGTTTGACTGCTCCAATTGCTGGTTATGTAGTAATCTCGAAAATTTTCCTAATCAATTTTTTTGTATCGTCATAATATTTTGTTAAACTTACCATTGACAAATCGATTGTGTTTCCGTGTGCGATAGCATGTCGTACAGTTATTAAACTGTTAACCGATCCTTTTATTTCTTCATAATCTCTCATTTCAACTAAATTTGATTTCCACTCTCTGTTAAATTGCTCCAAAAGACTCTCTATCTTCCCCGTGCGTGCATTTGTAAAATTCTTTAGATTTGAATCAATATAATTTCTTACCTCTATTGAACCATGGTTAGATGAATAAGCCAAAAGACACATATAAATAGATTTTTCTAAATGACCAGACACAAGCACACATAGGTATTTAGTGAATTCAGCAATTAGTTCGATATCATAACTAT
This window of the Marispirochaeta aestuarii genome carries:
- a CDS encoding HEPN domain-containing protein, with the protein product MKEIDSRQRRIDNLFKKVTVILKGDSYDIELIAEFTKYLCVLVSGHLEKSIYMCLLAYSSNHGSIEVRNYIDSNLKNFTNARTGKIESLLEQFNREWKSNLVEMRDYEEIKGSVNSLITVRHAIAHGNTIDLSMVSLTKYYDDTKKLIRKIFEITT